Proteins from one Lachnospiraceae bacterium KGMB03038 genomic window:
- a CDS encoding PaaI family thioesterase encodes MDYQVFEMLGDSRFAQQEAEEGQAYMERVFRRVFGSSQEEDGEQITEHVYELMRSRFVSCSFQERTLDMEFVVRQWELNPMGNLHGGILVTAVDMACGILTRFYRQTKAVSTVHLSVDFLRPIKCGETFIVRAKLNKSGRRIAFLTAEVFLKKDGRTAATASGTFV; translated from the coding sequence GTGGATTATCAAGTATTTGAGATGCTGGGGGACTCCCGGTTTGCCCAGCAGGAAGCGGAAGAAGGGCAGGCTTATATGGAGCGGGTGTTCCGCCGGGTTTTTGGCTCTTCGCAGGAAGAGGACGGGGAGCAGATCACGGAGCATGTTTACGAACTGATGCGCAGTCGGTTTGTTTCCTGCAGTTTCCAGGAGCGCACGCTGGATATGGAATTTGTTGTACGGCAGTGGGAATTGAATCCCATGGGCAATCTTCACGGGGGGATCCTGGTGACGGCAGTGGACATGGCATGCGGGATCCTGACCCGGTTTTACAGGCAGACGAAAGCGGTTTCCACGGTCCATCTCTCTGTGGATTTCTTAAGGCCGATCAAGTGCGGAGAGACCTTTATCGTGCGGGCAAAGCTGAATAAATCCGGCCGTCGGATCGCGTTTCTGACGGCAGAGGTGTTCTTGAAAAAAGACGGTCGGACGGCAGCTACCGCATCTGGCACGTTTGTATAA
- a CDS encoding FAD-dependent oxidoreductase, translating into MEEKRFQYLMEPIRIGTMTVKNRIVFPPMNTNLTSEDGCVTPDLEEYYLRRARGGAGLIILEAASVSKDSRNHPRQPMICDRKYTASWAKLAEKLHRYHTKLSIELVHYGSEASIPPRVSPSGISKYKENPGKVLTVEEIHHIQEQFVDAAVFAKQAGIDAVTLHGCHGYLIAEFLSPVFNQRRDEYGGSFENRCRFLLEIIEKCRKALGPKFPIMVRYSANEYVEGGRGLEESVALAKVLESAGVAAIDISASQPSAYLMTTPPYCLPHTKGLLAPYSEAIKKAVEIPVFTAIGIRDSEFAEELIREGKADLIALGRPQLADPDYAYKVSRGEPEKIRHCLSCEFCLDTLDDDRQIRCAVNPETGRETEFDGIAPAENKKEVLVIGGGPAGMEAARISALRGHSVTLMEKRNALGGTLNAAKLPPNKEMIGCLVEWYERELKELGVKVCLGTEVTEEMVRERKPDVLFLACGSHYIKRIKGSDGPNVINAYEALTQPERVGERVVIVGGGASGAEAAEYFSGALAEVECLGADGIGGNLRFAVKKKEGTVKRNITIVEMLDEICSDMDVFCKETVLFTLRQNGVQFRAGCRVEEITEQAVRVFDLESREEAVLPVDTVILAGGLKSNGLEEFQETDCPVIRLGDAIWPGKIKDAVYTAYAEAARL; encoded by the coding sequence ATGGAAGAGAAGAGATTTCAGTATTTAATGGAGCCGATCCGGATTGGTACAATGACGGTGAAGAACCGTATTGTATTTCCGCCGATGAACACGAATCTAACGTCAGAGGACGGCTGTGTGACACCGGATCTGGAGGAGTACTATTTAAGGAGGGCAAGGGGCGGCGCGGGGCTTATCATCCTGGAAGCGGCAAGCGTGTCGAAAGACTCCAGGAATCACCCAAGGCAGCCTATGATCTGTGACCGGAAATATACCGCATCCTGGGCAAAATTGGCGGAAAAGCTGCATCGGTATCATACAAAATTATCAATCGAGCTGGTACACTATGGAAGCGAAGCCTCGATTCCGCCGAGGGTCTCTCCATCGGGAATTTCCAAGTATAAAGAGAACCCGGGAAAAGTCCTGACGGTGGAAGAGATCCATCATATTCAGGAGCAGTTTGTGGATGCGGCGGTTTTTGCAAAACAAGCGGGGATTGACGCGGTTACGCTCCACGGATGTCACGGATATTTGATCGCGGAATTCCTTTCCCCGGTATTTAATCAGCGCAGGGATGAATATGGAGGCAGTTTCGAAAACCGCTGCCGTTTCTTGCTGGAGATCATTGAAAAATGCCGCAAGGCGCTGGGACCCAAGTTTCCGATCATGGTACGCTACAGCGCCAATGAGTATGTAGAAGGAGGAAGAGGTCTGGAGGAATCTGTGGCGCTGGCGAAAGTGCTGGAATCGGCAGGAGTGGCGGCTATTGATATTTCCGCCTCCCAGCCGTCGGCATATCTGATGACTACGCCGCCTTACTGTCTGCCCCACACGAAAGGACTTTTGGCGCCCTATTCGGAAGCGATCAAGAAAGCGGTAGAGATTCCGGTCTTTACGGCCATCGGCATTAGGGATTCGGAATTCGCGGAAGAACTGATCCGGGAGGGAAAAGCAGACCTGATCGCGTTGGGACGCCCTCAGCTGGCGGACCCGGATTATGCGTATAAAGTATCTAGAGGAGAGCCTGAGAAGATTCGCCATTGCCTTTCTTGTGAATTTTGCCTGGATACTCTGGATGACGACCGCCAGATCCGGTGCGCGGTGAATCCAGAGACCGGGAGGGAGACTGAATTTGATGGGATCGCTCCCGCGGAGAATAAAAAAGAGGTCCTGGTCATCGGCGGAGGACCGGCGGGGATGGAAGCGGCCAGAATTTCTGCTCTCAGGGGACATTCCGTGACTTTGATGGAGAAAAGGAACGCTCTTGGAGGGACGCTGAACGCGGCAAAGCTTCCGCCCAATAAAGAAATGATCGGGTGTCTGGTTGAATGGTATGAGAGGGAATTGAAGGAGCTTGGCGTGAAAGTATGCCTGGGAACGGAAGTGACAGAGGAAATGGTCCGGGAGAGAAAACCGGATGTATTGTTCTTAGCCTGCGGTTCTCATTATATCAAACGAATCAAAGGAAGTGACGGCCCTAATGTGATCAATGCTTATGAGGCGCTGACTCAGCCGGAGCGGGTCGGAGAGCGGGTGGTCATCGTAGGCGGCGGCGCTTCCGGAGCAGAGGCCGCGGAGTATTTCTCAGGGGCGCTGGCGGAAGTGGAATGTCTGGGAGCGGACGGTATTGGAGGAAATCTGCGGTTTGCTGTGAAGAAAAAAGAAGGAACGGTGAAGCGGAACATTACGATCGTGGAGATGCTGGATGAAATCTGCAGTGATATGGACGTGTTCTGCAAGGAGACTGTGCTTTTTACCCTGCGTCAAAACGGGGTACAGTTCCGGGCTGGCTGCCGGGTAGAGGAGATCACGGAGCAGGCAGTGCGGGTCTTTGATCTTGAGAGTCGGGAGGAAGCAGTACTCCCAGTAGATACAGTAATCCTTGCGGGAGGTTTAAAATCCAACGGGCTGGAAGAGTTCCAGGAGACAGACTGTCCGGTGATCCGGCTTGGGGACGCGATCTGGCCGGGCAAGATCAAGGATGCGGTCTATACAGCGTATGCGGAGGCGGCGCGATTGTAA
- a CDS encoding GGGtGRT protein has translation MARFPNMDRKIDRIEGLLGRYGISSLEEAEDICLEHGVDPAGLVKGTQPICFSDAPWAYIAGAAVAIAAGAGTAAEAALMIGEALQAFCVPGSVAEERKVGIGHGKLAAMVLSEEVRCFAFLAGHESFAAAEGAIGIVQSANRVRKTPLRVILNGLGKDAAKMIARMNGFTYIRTRYDYKEDQIQVIGEKAYSDGERAKIRCYGAHEVREGVAVMELEDVDVSISGNGTNMVRFTHLVAGAYKKKCLEKGKHYFACASGGGIGRTLGPDETSAGPASYGLTDSMSRMYGDTTFAGSSSVPAHVAMMGFIGMGNNPMVGATVKTAVAVDEALKRRRNS, from the coding sequence ATGGCAAGATTTCCAAACATGGATAGAAAAATAGATCGGATCGAAGGATTGCTCGGCAGATATGGGATTTCCTCCCTGGAAGAAGCAGAAGATATCTGTCTGGAGCATGGAGTCGATCCGGCGGGGCTTGTGAAAGGAACACAGCCGATCTGTTTTTCGGACGCCCCCTGGGCGTACATCGCGGGAGCCGCCGTGGCTATCGCCGCAGGCGCAGGAACTGCGGCGGAGGCGGCTCTGATGATCGGGGAAGCCCTGCAGGCATTTTGCGTGCCGGGATCGGTGGCGGAAGAACGTAAAGTAGGAATCGGACACGGAAAACTGGCGGCCATGGTATTGTCAGAAGAAGTACGCTGTTTTGCTTTTCTGGCCGGACATGAGTCTTTCGCCGCGGCGGAGGGGGCCATCGGCATTGTCCAGTCTGCCAATCGGGTGCGGAAAACACCCCTGCGGGTAATCTTAAATGGTCTGGGGAAAGACGCGGCAAAGATGATCGCCCGGATGAATGGATTTACCTATATAAGGACCAGGTATGATTATAAAGAGGATCAGATCCAGGTGATCGGGGAGAAGGCTTATTCTGACGGGGAGCGGGCCAAGATCCGCTGCTATGGCGCCCATGAAGTGCGGGAGGGTGTGGCTGTTATGGAACTGGAAGATGTGGACGTCTCTATTTCTGGAAATGGGACCAATATGGTGCGTTTTACTCATTTGGTGGCAGGCGCTTACAAGAAGAAGTGTCTGGAAAAGGGAAAGCATTACTTTGCCTGTGCTTCCGGGGGAGGCATCGGAAGGACTCTGGGGCCGGATGAAACGTCTGCGGGACCTGCATCCTACGGACTGACAGATTCTATGAGCCGGATGTATGGGGATACTACGTTCGCAGGTTCCTCTTCGGTTCCGGCCCATGTGGCGATGATGGGATTCATTGGAATGGGAAATAACCCTATGGTGGGAGCTACCGTAAAGACGGCTGTAGCAGTGGATGAGGCGCTGAAGCGCCGAAGAAACAGTTAG